In Temnothorax longispinosus isolate EJ_2023e chromosome 2, Tlon_JGU_v1, whole genome shotgun sequence, one DNA window encodes the following:
- the LOC139807991 gene encoding cytochrome P450 4C1-like isoform X1, which translates to MITTILILLILILLMYNYYVHHGKNGRLINLIPGPPGHPIIGNAFQFLGSQEELWKTLATIPDQYYPIFKIWESFYPVVLIRHPDDLETILSSAKHIEKSFIYDTLHPWFGTGLLTSGGAKWHLRRKILTPTFHFNILQQFVEILIEEGESMTNSLKKTGGTVVKDLVPFFSEHTLNAICETAMGTSLQGLGEFQQRYRKAVNRMGKLVIHRLMRPWLYINWIFWLSPTGREQRKILKILHGFTERIIAERKFYHDRTNGQYLKSFSNDTSAERNDAEPIEIQKKRLAMLDLLIAASRDGLMTDSDIKEEVDTFMFEGHDTTAMGLCFISALLAEHKDIQDRVRNEVDTAFQEHGDKFTMKLLQDLPYLERCIKEALRLYPSVFFISRIPGKDVKLQSYIVPAGTVVDLIIYAVHRDPIFWSNPEVFDPDRFLPERIQNRHPYSYLPFSAGPRNCIGQRYAMLELKAMIAPLVHNFYLEPIDYLKNLRLKADLVIRVAQLRVKFIPVCKTECIPLKQISP; encoded by the exons ATGATCACTACTATAttgatattacttattcttattctattgatgtataattattatgtgcaTCATGGAAAGAATGGACGACTTATCAATCTGATACCAGGACCACCAGGTCATCCCATTATTGGAAATGCATTCCAATTTCTTGGTTCACAAG AGGAACTATGGAAGACTCTGGCTACCATACCTGACCAATACTATcccattttcaaaatttgggAAAGCTTTTATCCCGTAGTACTCATCCGTCATCCGGATGATTTAgag ACAATATTAAGCAGCGCAAAACATATTGAAAAgagttttatttatgatactttACATCCTTGGTTCGGTACTGGTCTTCTCACTAGTGgag GCGCCAAGTGGCATTTGCGACGAAAGATATTAACCCCtacatttcattttaatatattgcagcaGTTTGTTGAAATTTTGATAGAGGAAGGCGAAAGCATGACTAactcattaaaaaaaactggAGGAACAGTTGTAAAAGATTTAGTACCATTCTTTAGTGAACATACGCTGAATGCAATATGtg AAACTGCCATGGGCACTTCTCTACAAGGCCTTGGTGAGTTTCAGCAGCGGTATCGAAAAGCGGTTAATCGCATGGGCAAACTTGTTATTCATag ATTGATGAGACCATGGCTGTACATCAATTGGATATTCTGGTTGTCGCCGACAGGTAGAGAGCAAAGAAAGATTCTGAAGATATTACATGGATTTACTGAACGA attattgctgaaagaaaattttatcatgATCGCACTAATGGTCAATACTTGAAGAGCTTTAGTAATGACACATCGGCAGAGAGAAATGACGCAGAACCAATAGAAA TACAAAAAAAACGGCTTGCAATGTTGGATCTTCTAATAGCGGCATCCCGTGATGGCCTAATGACCGATTCAGATATCAAGGAAGAAGTCGATACTTTTATGTTTGAG GGTCATGATACTACAGCGATGGGTCTGTGCTTCATTTCAGCACTATTAGCTGAGCATAAGGACATTCAG GATCGTGTCAGAAACGAAGTCGATACTGCATTTCAAGAGCATGGGGATAAATTTACtatgaaattattgcaagatTTACCATATTTAGAGAGATGTATAAAGGAAGCCTTGCGCTTATATCCCAGCGTCTTTTTTATATCACGAATTCCTGGGAAAGATGTAAAATTAC AGTCATATATAGTTCCTGCTGGCACAGTCGTGGATCTTATTATTTACGCAGTCCACAGAGATCCAATTTTTTGGTCAAATCCAGAAGTGTTTGATCCTGATAGATTCTTGCCAGAGAGGATTCAAAATCGTCATCCTTATTCGTATTTGCCGTTTAGTGCTGGACCACGTAACTGCATCG GCCAACGATATGCTATGCTGGAATTGAAGGCAATGATAGCTCCTCTGGTACACAATTTCTACTTGGAGcccattgattatttaaagaatcttCGGCTGAAGGCTGATTTGGTAATTCGCGTTGCTCAACttcgtgtaaaatttattccTGTCTGTAAAACGGAATGTATCCCTTTGAAGCAAATATCGCCTTAA
- the LOC139807991 gene encoding cytochrome P450 4C1-like isoform X2 — MITTILILLILILLMYNYYVHHGKNGRLINLIPGPPGHPIIGNAFQFLGSQEELWKTLATIPDQYYPIFKIWESFYPVVLIRHPDDLETILSSAKHIEKSFIYDTLHPWFGTGLLTSGGAKWHLRRKILTPTFHFNILQQFVEILIEEGESMTNSLKKTGGTVVKDLVPFFSEHTLNAICETAMGTSLQGLGEFQQRYRKAVNRMGKLVIHRLMRPWLYINWIFWLSPTGREQRKILKILHGFTERIIAERKFYHDRTNGQYLKSFSNDTSAERNDAEPIEIQKKRLAMLDLLIAASRDGLMTDSDIKEEVDTFMFEGHDTTAMGLCFISALLAEHKDIQSHI, encoded by the exons ATGATCACTACTATAttgatattacttattcttattctattgatgtataattattatgtgcaTCATGGAAAGAATGGACGACTTATCAATCTGATACCAGGACCACCAGGTCATCCCATTATTGGAAATGCATTCCAATTTCTTGGTTCACAAG AGGAACTATGGAAGACTCTGGCTACCATACCTGACCAATACTATcccattttcaaaatttgggAAAGCTTTTATCCCGTAGTACTCATCCGTCATCCGGATGATTTAgag ACAATATTAAGCAGCGCAAAACATATTGAAAAgagttttatttatgatactttACATCCTTGGTTCGGTACTGGTCTTCTCACTAGTGgag GCGCCAAGTGGCATTTGCGACGAAAGATATTAACCCCtacatttcattttaatatattgcagcaGTTTGTTGAAATTTTGATAGAGGAAGGCGAAAGCATGACTAactcattaaaaaaaactggAGGAACAGTTGTAAAAGATTTAGTACCATTCTTTAGTGAACATACGCTGAATGCAATATGtg AAACTGCCATGGGCACTTCTCTACAAGGCCTTGGTGAGTTTCAGCAGCGGTATCGAAAAGCGGTTAATCGCATGGGCAAACTTGTTATTCATag ATTGATGAGACCATGGCTGTACATCAATTGGATATTCTGGTTGTCGCCGACAGGTAGAGAGCAAAGAAAGATTCTGAAGATATTACATGGATTTACTGAACGA attattgctgaaagaaaattttatcatgATCGCACTAATGGTCAATACTTGAAGAGCTTTAGTAATGACACATCGGCAGAGAGAAATGACGCAGAACCAATAGAAA TACAAAAAAAACGGCTTGCAATGTTGGATCTTCTAATAGCGGCATCCCGTGATGGCCTAATGACCGATTCAGATATCAAGGAAGAAGTCGATACTTTTATGTTTGAG GGTCATGATACTACAGCGATGGGTCTGTGCTTCATTTCAGCACTATTAGCTGAGCATAAGGACATTCAG AGTCATATATAG